One segment of Brassica napus cultivar Da-Ae chromosome C3, Da-Ae, whole genome shotgun sequence DNA contains the following:
- the LOC106404542 gene encoding protein DETOXIFICATION 9 yields the protein MKTTEAPLLVKNKQQSEEERERIRWEKMKKVASMAAPMVAVNMSQFLLQATSTMIVGHRNELSLAGIALGSSFANVTGFGILFGLSGALETLCGQAFGAEQYQKLGPYTFTSMVYLLIIAFPISILWIFMNQILILLHQDPQVAELASVYCLWLIPALFGYSVLESLVRYFQSQSLIFPMVLSSLAALAFHVPLCWLMVHRFEFGVKGAAVSIGISYWLNAVFLWVYMKRSQTCLKTRIYMSKDAFLHTKIFFQFAVPSAMMCCLEWLAFEVITLLSGLLPNSKLETSVISICLTTSTLHYNLVNGIGDAASTNVANELGAGNPRGAHDSASAAVIIAAVESVIVSSTLFLSRNVWPYAYSNVEEVTRYVTKMTPILCISILMDSFVIVLSGIVRGTGWQKIGAYVNIASYYIIGIPIGLLLCFHLHFNGKGLWAGLVSGSTLQTLILFLVVGFTNWTKEANKARERILDEKV from the exons ATGAAGACTACTGAAGCTCCATTACTGGTGAAGAACAAACAACaatcagaggaagagagagagaggataagatgggagaagatgaagaaagttGCTTCAATGGCTGCTCCAATGGTCGCCGTGAACATGTCTCAGTTTCTTCTTCAAGCAACTTCTACGATGATTGTCGGTCACCGGAACGAACTCTCCCTTGCCGGAATCGCTCTTGGAAGCTCATTTGCTAACGTCACCGGCTTTGGTATCCTC TTTGGTCTTTCAGGTGCATTGGAAACACTATGTGGCCAAGCATTTGGAGCAGAACAATATCAGAAGCTCGGACCCTACACTTTCACGTCAATGGTTTATCTCTTGATTATCGCTTTTCCGATTTCGATTCTTTGGATATTCATGAACCAGATCTTGATTCTTCTTCACCAAGACCCTCAAGTAGCTGAGTTAGCATCTGTTTACTGCCTCTGGCTCATACCGGCATTATTCGGTTACTCGGTTCTCGAGTCGCTGGTTCGATACTTTCAGTCACAAAGCTTAATATTTCCTATGGTGTTGAGCTCTCTAGCTGCTCTCGCTTTCCATGTTCCTCTCTGTTGGCTAATGGTTCACAGATTTGAGTTTGGAGTCAAAGGAGCGGCTGTGTCTATCGGTATCTCCTACTGGCTTAACGCGGTTTTCCTTTGGGTTTACATGAAACGCTCTCAAACGTGCTTGAAAACGCGGATTTATATGTCCAAGGATGCGTTTCTTCACACGAAAATCTTCTTTCAATTTGCGGTTCCTTCTGCGATGATGTGTTG CCTTGAGTGGTTAGCTTTCGAGGTGATAACTTTGCTCTCCGGTCTTCTTCCCAACTCAAAGCTCGAAACTTCGGTTATCTCGATTTG TCTCACGACCTCTACTTTGCACTACAATTTGGTAAATGGAATCGGTGATGCTGCGag TACCAATGTGGCGAATGAGCTAGGAGCTGGGAACCCACGAGGGGCTCATGATTCTGCTTCAGCCGCAGTTATAATTGCAGCTGTTGAATCAGTCATTGTGAGCTCTACTCTCTTCTTATCTCGGAATGTATGGCCTTATGCTTACAGCAATGTGGAGGAAGTAACTCGCTATGTGACCAAGATGACTCCCATTCTTTGCATTTCAATCCTCATGGACAGCTTCGTGATCGTCCTCTCCG GGATTGTGAGAGGAACAGGGTGGCAGAAAATTGGGGCTTATGTGAACATAGCTTCGTATTATATCATTGGTATTCCTATTGGACTTCTATTGTGTTTTCATCTTCACTTCAATGGGAAAGGACTCTGGGCCGGTTTAGTCTCAGGATCAACACTACAAACTCTAATCCTCTTTCTTGTTGTTGGGTTCACCAATTGGACCAAAGAG GCAAACAAAGCTAGGGAGAGAATACTTGATGAGAAAGTTTAG